In Rutidosis leptorrhynchoides isolate AG116_Rl617_1_P2 chromosome 6, CSIRO_AGI_Rlap_v1, whole genome shotgun sequence, the DNA window GTTCAGGGGCTGAAAATTAAACTTTCAGAAAGTTGAGGGACTGAAAAAGAAAATTCTGAAAAAGTTTCGAAAAGTTTGCACTGATAGTCCCTGAGGTTAACGACGCTAAAAGATTTAACTGTGATAGTTAACGGCCGTTAAAGATGGTTGGGTGTGGATCCGGGTTGGATACTGGGTCGGATCCGGTTATGGATCCTGGTTGCTGGGTCAAATTATCCGGTTCACATGTTGGTGAATGGTGTAACCGACTGAAAATTTTGTACGGgaggtgatccgtacaccacctctattttgccatacaccactaaataaattttttgaacatttttacccttccttttgttcaccaccaactccccttaacttctcaaaggaagggtaaaaactgtctaaataattgttttggtggtgtatggcaaaaacaaGGTGGTGTACGTATCAACTCCCATTTTGTAAACATGAATTGGAGTAGATTGTTTCTTGATGGGGAACAAAGAGACAAGTGGAATAAACCTTGGGACCCACTATTCAAAGTTCACAGAATTACCACATGTGCCACCGTaatttcatgttttttttttttttttgctgtatcTTCTTCTTCCCTTCAATTCACAAACCGAAACCCTAATTGATTCGTACGAAATTCATCGAATCTTCACCAAATCGCGTAAATATTTGCAGGAAGTAGCATTAGGACCCGGTAAACATTAACCCATTCTCAGATTTTGCAAACAAACACCCTAAAATTCAAGAATGCTCGATCTCAGATCCAAAAATTCGAAATCTAAAAAATTGATAACGCGATGAATACTACGAATTAGAACCTGAGATTTTGCATAGACATTCACGACATGATTTCCAACCTTTCTACGTTTTTACTTTTTATTAATTCGATCCGGATCTCCAAAACccataaaaagtcaacaaaagtcaactattgAGATCTAAAACGATTTTGCAGCAAAATTAACGTCTTTTTCCTTCGATCCAATCACGAGCTCGGTTgtacaagctctgataccaattagtTGGTCCGGTTAAGGATCAAAAACAATCATGAACGAGCAAAATCAAAGACGGAAGAGATAAACACGatgaatcaaacataaatcaatattattaatatgaacgttaaacttacaattgatttaaactgagaaacatcggtggccaggggagatcgagcatgatctcccctatgcaCAGGATCGCCGAATGCGGCTCTCCCAAATTAGGGTTTAGACTCCTGATCTCTTGACCCTAAAGACACAcataaactgatatatatatagACGACCTAGACTTAGGTTGCCCTAATGGGCCTATCAACATGAATAACCCAACAGTTACATATGCTCCTATAACTGATCAGTTTCACGCGTGTATATAAACTAGGTGTACAATGTAAGAATAAACGTTATTCGTTCAGCAACGGCCatacaaaatatgcatcaacaataGTTATTTCGGTTGATGTTGAAAGATAGCAATCTTGTGTTTAATTCTGTGGGGTGAGAGACTAGCTTGATCTTCTGCGATAGAAAGACTTCGGAGCCGTATACGGTATAGTTTTTAGTGACCTGATATTCCTTTGATCATGTAATCACTTTCCCAAAACAATAATTGGACTTTGTTTGATTTGTTAAGTAAATTTTGTTTTGAGATACCACAACAATCCAAGAACACTGGTTACtagaaagtgtgttaattagtgtaatTGTTGATTATGGACTAAGATCATAATCGAAATTTATGATGAATTGGATGGATGCCCATTTCTTTCGCCAACCCTTCATCACCCTCCTAATAAAATTATTCGTCGTTAAAAAAAAAACCCTCATCACCTCATCGGTTATAAAGTACAGACGCAATCGGAAGAAGTAAACAACATAAGCAAGGTCAATGTAACAACACTTGTATATAAGAAACTATTGAACAAATCCTAGTTGACAACTGACAAGTAGTTGTATCTTTTAGTCCATCAGTTGAAATTATGTGTAGATTTTAAGACAAAATTCAGTTACACCAGTGGTCCATTGTTATCAGACTTTGTCTTATGCACCATAGGGAAATATTCATCTGCATCCTTAATTCTAACCAGGGGATAAATCTTAGCTCTTGAATCAAAACGcgggaaaatcacatgtgattggatcttACAATGACATGTGATTGTAGAGATCTCAAGCAAATTATGGATTCATATGAATATTTCTCTATGCACCATAATATCGAACTTCATAATCAGCTGATCAGAAGTATTCATTAATTTTGGCTCCCAGATTATCTAATAAATTTTATCTGTGTTTGCCATGAGTGGTTTAGTCACTTACATTATGCAATAGTTTAGGTTAAATAAGATGAAACTAGAACGAGAAATTAGAAACCAAACTGAAATAAAATCTAAAATAGAAAGTTTAATCATGTGTTCTGGGATTACATGTTGGCAACAAGATAGAAAACACAAATAAACCTTACAAATAAACAATGGCATATCAAATACTTACAAATAAACTTTTCAACAAACACAAATATAACCaaaattaatgaaaatgatgatagaaTAAGCATATGTTCCAGCATCAATTCATTAAATCACCAAATCTAGTTATCTACTTAAAATTATGCAGAAGAGTTGACAAACCAAACACCATCAACACAAAACTAGCATTCCAGCGGTAGTCGTAAATAGCTTAATTGGAACAATATGAACACATAAACATAGTTGAGATGCAATTAATTACTGAAATATGTTTGAGCAGCACCAATAAGACCCATAGGATTTCCAGTTATCACATTAAAAATGACACTTAAAATCGCAGTCGCCTGCTTCCTTGTATTATTACTCTGTTTCTTCCTCGCCACAACTAGCTGATCATGATGCATTTTTTCAACATCTTCTGGAAATTGTTGTTTAATAGTATGAAAAGGATCACTTTTACCGGTGAAAAACCCATATCTCCAATTCTTAATTACTATTTCCCTCACACACGAAACATGATAACAATAACTCCCACATGAAGAAACATAAGCCCACCCTCGAACCTTTGACCAAAGATCTTTAGTCCCACAATGCAAACACTTTGCAGTAGCCGCCTTCTTTAGGGTCATGGTTAAACCATTTGCAGCTTCTAACGTCTTTTCATGATTTAAACAAGACGGGTGCAAATTACGTTTCTGAAATGTGCACAAACATCTGTAGTGAAATCTTTTCACTTTCTTGCCACATGCGTCACATGGCGAATCTTCCCCTAATCCTCCATCGCGAAATTTAAGAACGCACTTTTCAGAAAATGGATATGCGATTAAGGCTTGTGGTTTTCCACATTCTTTGTGGAGGAAAAAGTTGCAACCACTTCGTATGCATATGTAAGTCAATCCGAAACCTAGTTGGTCACATCCCCAACAGTAATACGGGAAGGTGGCGTATTTTAGTACAAGCTTGTGAGGATGGCATGGATGACTTATCTCCATATAATTATCCTGTTACCTGAAAACATATGATCAGTAGCAAATATAAAGATGAAAGCCTCAAATCGAATGAAAATCCATCTAATTACTATGTAATTCAAGAAGGTGTACCTTGAATACTACTATATCTCTTGATAAAATAAAGGAATGGTTGCATTTATAGAATCACTGCCATTAACATTGCATCATGAAACAGAAACTTGAACCGCTTCAAGTgacgatatatttatatataagtattAGTGGTAACACAACGACTTATTCATGATCAGTGTGATTGGTTGCAAGTTGCTATTAGCGTATTACTATATCTTTTGTCAAAAATTCATATACAAATACAAGTTGTGAATTTTCAAAATTTTATAATTTCAGTTCCATCATAATTGATATGCATACTGGCCAGGGAATTACTGAATCAACCTCCTGCAACTTTTGACTTTTATTCTCGGAATATGCAAAAGTAAACATGAATAGTGCAGCGATAAATTTGTCACCTCTTAATGGATACAGACCATGTTTACACTTTGTGGACTCAATTAACTCGTTGTACCAGATACTGTTGGCCCTAATGCAGATCAGTCCCATGCAGCAATACCAAAATACTTGTATTTTGGTTAGGTCAATCCACTATGTTTTCTTACAGATACTTGGCTGAGATTAGTTTACTCTATTAGATAATAATATACACGTACTCTGAATGGTGATTGGTTAGTTCGACTTTAATTTTGAAACTAGATGTTACAAGTCTGCTTCATGTACAAGAGTTAGACCAAGTCTACAATTAAATTTAAAATGTGAAAGTTCCTTCTGTAATGTTATCATAAATTAATTATTCGTCAACTTGGTTCAACCAATGTAACTTGGCTTATTATTAATTCAGCAACTTCAAAAAACTAGTACAACTTGGCCACCCACTAATTGTTTCAACATAGATTCAGGTAATTCTTTTCTTCCATTTCCACTATTCGTTCCGTTTATCTCCTTTTCTTTTCAACAATAAATTCACgtgattcttcttttccatttccaCAAAATATCTTTATTCATttattttctcttttttttttttttttttttttttttttttttttctttcagtaGCTAAGCATTTCAAGATGTCAAGAAGAGTAAAATCAACCGCAGTTGGTATTGATCTTGGAACCACATACTCGTGTGTTGCTGCTTGGTTTGATCAGCACAACCGTGTTGAGATCATTCCTAATGAACAGGGTAAAAGAATTACCCCATCCTGTGTAGCTGCTAACGAGACAGAACTTTTAGTTGGTGATGGTGCAAAAAATCAAATGACCAGGAACGCTACTAACACGGTTTTTGGTAAGTCATTATTTTATCAAAAAGCATATACTCCCTCTGCCCCAAAGTAACTGTCCCGCTTTGACTTATTAAACCTTTCTTGGACAACTTTGACTTTAGATATTTTTtgtgctatataatatttgataaaagttaTACCAATGAAAACACATTTTGAAACCGAATCCAtttatataattttcatcaaatattatatagcacaaataaaaatatttaaagtcaaaatttAAAAAAGAAAGACTCTGAAAGtcaaaagggacatttattttggaaaggagggagtatatttatttattacaattgtatattgtatattATCTAAGAAACCTCATACACATCCATTCTGTTAATTTATCCAGATGTTAAACGTTTAATGGGAAGCAGATTCAGTGATACCACAACACAAGAAGACATAAAGTCATGGCCTTTTAAGGTGATAGAAGGGACTGCCGATAAGGCGATGATAGTTCTTGAACACAATGGGATAGACAAGGAATTTTCACCTGAAGAAATTTCATCCAGAATTCTGAAAAAATTAAAAGTGGCTGCGGAAGCATACCTTGGAAGGGGAACAACAGTTACGGATGCAGTAATCACAGTGCCTGCATATTTTAGTGACAAGCAAAGACAAGCGACAAAGGATGCTGGTACACTGTCTGGCCTCAATGTCTTGTGCTTAATTAATGAGCCGACAGCTGCTGCAATTGCCTACGGTCTAGACAAAAGTGCTGATAGAAACCAACCAAAGGAGAAAACTGTCCTCATATTTGACTTAGGTGGGGGGACATTCGACGTGTCTCTTTTGACTATTACAAAAGATGGAACCATTAGTGTTAAAGCGGTGGGTGGTGACACTCATTTAGGAGGAGAGGATTTTGACAAGGCGATGGTCAAATACTGCGTACAAGAATTCAAGAGAAAGCAAAAGAAAGATATCACTACAAATGCAAAAGCAATGGCTAAGTTAAAAATTGCTTGTGAACAAGCAAAAAGGGATCTGTCTTCAACAACTCAAACGTCAATCGACGTTGATGCTCTGTACGATGGAATTGATTTTTCAACAAAGTTCACTCGTGCTAAATTCGAGGAGCTCAATGCTGGTTATTTTAACACCTGCATTGAGAAAGTCGAGATGTGTTTGACAGATGCGAATGTGCAAAAGAATGATGTTGATGATATAGTTATTGTTGGTGGGTCGACTCGCATCCCCAAGGTACAATACATGCTCCGTGAGTTTTTTGATTGGAAGCAACTTTGTCAAAGCGTTGATGCAGATGAAGCTGTGGCTTATGGTGCAGCAGTCTTGGCTGCAAATCTAACTGATAATGGCAACAAAACTATTAAAGATATCATACTTTTAGATGTGACACCTCTGTCCCTTGGCGTGGAGGGTGACGAAGAGAATATGAGTGTCATAATCCCGAGAAACACACCAATACCTACCAAGAAGGATGAAATTTGTATGACAATGTATGACAATCAAAAATCATTATTAATCAAGGTGTATCAGGGTGAGTGCAGCAAAACAAAGGACAACATATTTCTTGATGAATTTACCCTCTACGGTGTTCCACCTGCACCTGCTGGTCAAGAAAAGGCGAATATTTGCTTTAACATGGACGTGAATGGCATCCTTAAAGTCACAGCTGAGTTGGTATCTAATGGTAATAAAGAAGGTATAGTAATTGCTGGGAGTGGAAATTTGTCCAACGATGACATTGAGAAGATGCTGAAAAAGATTGCGCTATGAAGTCGATTGTCACATTCAGGACTAAGATGAGGATCAGTAATGATTCTGCAATTCAAGTATTATCTGTATCTTTTGCTTTTTTACTTAAGTTTCTGATTATAATTCGTGTAAatgttaaataatattaataaaaaaaagttATGTAATAATATGGATTTCATGGCCAAAAACAGAGCAACATAATGCAAAAAAGTAATGCAATCAAGAAAGACAATGGAAATAACAATTTATCAATACAAATGCAAATTGTTACATAGAATacttgcttatatatatatatatatatatatatatatatatatatatatatatatatatatatatatatatatatatatatatatatatatatatatatatatatatatagtggtaggatcagggaagtaaccaatcggggggaagcaaatttttttttttcgttttttgaaaaaactttgctcacgaacattatagatggaatGAAGATACGAACATTTagtagacactttgtgataaatgtttttattttggcagaaaaacgctcgaagaagtaatatataacaattatcgtgttttttgagcgtatgttgaggttttagctattggtgtttagatattagggtttatagagtttagatattagggtttagaaatttagggtttagggttagatttaggatttagattgagtttctaATATATTAACTTGAATTGTTGGTTTATATAAATATGGAGTATATTATAAAGATGGTTGAGGGACTTTGCCTTTCTATTTTTATATATCCATCTAAATCTAATGTCAAATTATAGACTTGTTCTACATGAGCTGATACTCGGGTAGATCCACCATATTTCTACACTTCATTTTCATTCTGATAAATCCATTATATATTTACACAAATTGCCAAAATAGCCTTGAATGTGTAAGATTTGGGGGAGGTGAGagataatataaaagggtattctGAGAAATAATAGTAAAACTGATCTATCATAAATGAATGTGAAAATACATCTCCCTTATCTTTAATCTATACAGGTTAATAATCAAATTTCATGGATTGTCAATCTTTTTATACGACAAAATAATACCCAATCCCACTCTTTTTTTACAACCTTATTTAttcatggtgtagtgacccgaacttttccatgtttatatatattaattgagattgatatttacatgactaaatgtttccaacgtgttaagcaatcaaacttgttaagacttgattaaatgaaataagtttcatatagacaattgatcacccaagttgaccggcgattcacgaacgttacaaatttgtaaaaactacatgttgtggtatatatagacatatatatatagttgacatgagattatgatgagtaagtatctcactaagtatattaacaatgtgtgatatacataagaaatgagattactaagttaagaaactcgaaatgatatatataacgattatcgttatgataacgtctactaaatacatatgtatcatattaagatattgatacactatatttaacatgataaaatgatatttaaatatatcattaagtgtgttaacaatgaactacatatgtaaaaacaagactactaactcaagaattacgaaacgagacttatatgtaacgattatcgttgtaacgatattttaatgtatatatcatattaagagatattcatacatcataatatcatgataacattgggttaacaacattaattgagatcgttaacttaaaggtttcaaaacaacacttacatgtacgactaacgaagacttaacgactccattagaatgtatatacatgttgtgttttgatatgtattcttatacttttgaaagacttcaagatacatatcaaagtacttctacttaacaaaaatgcttacaattacatcctcgtccagtttcatcaacaattctactcgtatgcacccgtattcgtactcgtacaatacatggcttttagatgtatgtactattggtatatacactccaatgatcagctattaggagcccatgtgagtcacctaacacatgtgggaaccatcatttggcaactagcatgaaatatctcataaaattacataaatattagtaatcattcatgacttatttacatgaaaacaaaattacatgtcctttatatctaatccatataccaatgaccaaaaacacctacaaacactttcattcttcaattttcttcatctaattaatctctctcaagttccatcttcaagttctaagtgttcttcataaattccataagtatagtttcataaaaatcaagaatacttccaagtttgcaagtctacttccaagctttctaatccatttcaagtaatcatctaagatcaaggaacctttgttatttacagtaggttatctttctaattcaaggtaatattcatattcaaactttgattcaatttctacaactataacaatcttatttcgagtgaaaatcttacttgaactgttttcgtgtcatgattctgcttcaagaactttcaagccatccaaggatcctttgaagctagatccatttttctcatttctagtagttttatccagaaaacttgaggtagtaatgatgttcataacatcattcgattcatacatataaagctatcttattcgaaggtataaacttgtaatcactagaacatagtttagttaattctaaacttgttcgcaaacaaaagttaatccttctaacttgacttttaaaatcaactaaacacatgttctatatctatatgatatgctaacttaatgatttaaaacctggaaacacgatgaacaccataaaatcggatatacgccgtcatagtgaaaccgggggctgttttggtttggataattaaaaactatgataaactttgatttaaaagttgttcttctgggaaaatgatttttcatatgaacatgaaaccatattcaaaaatcttggttaaactcaaagtgaaagtatgtttttcaaaatggtcatcaagatgtcgttctttcgacggaaatgactacctctttagtaattgacatgtaacttaaattttcgactataaacctatactttttatgtttagattcttaaattagagttcaatatgaaaccatagcaatttgattcactcaaaacggatttaaaatgtagaagttatgggtaaaacaagattggatatttttgatctttttagctacgggaaatctttaacaaatctatacaaatcatatcctagctaacttatattgtattatacatgtattctaatatattatgtaatcttgggataccatagacacgtatgcaaatgttttgacatatcatatcgacccatatatatatattatttggaacaaccatagaccctctatatgcagtaatgttggagttagctatacagggttgaggttgattccaaaaatatatatactttgagttgtgatttagcttgagacgtgtatacactgggccgtggattgattcaagataatatatatcgatttatttctgtacatctaactgtggacaactagttgtaggtcactaacgaggacaactgacttaatacactcaaatctttaaaacataataaaaatggttgtaattatattttgatcatactttgatatatgtgtacatatttgtataggttcgtgaatcgatccgtggccaagtcttatttccgaggaaggaaatatctgtgaaagtgagttatagtcccacttttaaaatctaatatttttgggatgagaatacatgcaggttttataagtgatttacaaaatagacacaagtacttgaaactacattctatggttgaattatcgaaatcgaatatgcccctttttattaagtctggtaatctaagaattagggaacagacaccctaattgacgtgaatcctaaagatagatctattgggcctaacaaaccccatccaaagtaccggatgctttagtacttcgaaatttatatcatatccgaagggtgtcccggaatgatggggatattcttatatatgcatcttgttaatgtcagttaccaggtgttcaccatatgaatgatttttatctctatgtatgggatgtgtattgaaatatgaaatcttgtggtctattgttacgatttgatatatataggttaaacctataactcaccaacatttttgttgacgtctaaagcatgtttattctcaggtgaatactaagagcttccgctgttgcatactaaaataaggacaagatttggagtccatgtttgtatgatattgtgtaaaaactgcattcaagaaacatatgtcgatgtaatatatttctattgtaaaccattatgtaatgatcgtgtgtaaatagtatattttagattatcattatttgataatctacgtaatatttttaaaacctttattgataaaataaaggttatggttgttttaaaaattaatgcagtctttgaaaaacgtctcatatagaggtcaaaacctcgcaacgaaatcaattaatatagaacgtttataatcaatatgaatgggacatttcagttggtatccgagcgttggtcttagagaaccagaaaatttgcattagtgtgtcttaccgagtttgttaggatgtattagtgagtctggacttcgaccgtgttttctttaaaaatgattgcttaacatttttgttgaaaactatatattattaacatgtaaatattatgtgatatattaatctcttaacatgtttgatattgtgtgatagatgtctacctctagcacaaatcccattgactcacctaataataacaaagagtcgaatatatattggcaagattcacaagttcccgaagaaccgaaagaagaggaaacggaaccggaagaagagaaaacgcaaccggaagaagaggaaccagaagaagaggaaccggaagaagaagaggttccggagggggaatag includes these proteins:
- the LOC139853801 gene encoding protein VACUOLELESS GAMETOPHYTES-like, translated to MGLICIRANSIWYNELIESTKCKHGLYPLRGDKFIAALFMFTFAYSENKSQKLQEVDSVIPWPDNYMEISHPCHPHKLVLKYATFPYYCWGCDQLGFGLTYICIRSGCNFFLHKECGKPQALIAYPFSEKCVLKFRDGGLGEDSPCDACGKKVKRFHYRCLCTFQKRNLHPSCLNHEKTLEAANGLTMTLKKAATAKCLHCGTKDLWSKVRGWAYVSSCGSYCYHVSCVREIVIKNWRYGFFTGKSDPFHTIKQQFPEDVEKMHHDQLVVARKKQSNNTRKQATAILSVIFNVITGNPMGLIGAAQTYFSN
- the LOC139855468 gene encoding heat shock cognate 70 kDa protein-like, producing MSRRVKSTAVGIDLGTTYSCVAAWFDQHNRVEIIPNEQGKRITPSCVAANETELLVGDGAKNQMTRNATNTVFDVKRLMGSRFSDTTTQEDIKSWPFKVIEGTADKAMIVLEHNGIDKEFSPEEISSRILKKLKVAAEAYLGRGTTVTDAVITVPAYFSDKQRQATKDAGTLSGLNVLCLINEPTAAAIAYGLDKSADRNQPKEKTVLIFDLGGGTFDVSLLTITKDGTISVKAVGGDTHLGGEDFDKAMVKYCVQEFKRKQKKDITTNAKAMAKLKIACEQAKRDLSSTTQTSIDVDALYDGIDFSTKFTRAKFEELNAGYFNTCIEKVEMCLTDANVQKNDVDDIVIVGGSTRIPKVQYMLREFFDWKQLCQSVDADEAVAYGAAVLAANLTDNGNKTIKDIILLDVTPLSLGVEGDEENMSVIIPRNTPIPTKKDEICMTMYDNQKSLLIKVYQGECSKTKDNIFLDEFTLYGVPPAPAGQEKANICFNMDVNGILKVTAELVSNGNKEGIVIAGSGNLSNDDIEKMLKKIAL